In Bifidobacterium sp. ESL0745, one DNA window encodes the following:
- a CDS encoding zinc ABC transporter substrate-binding protein, translated as MKRFGWQTKTAALLGSLCMIFTLTGCGAGNDSQTPTKNSTTSKQATGPIDVVASINQWGSLAKEIGGDDVNVTSIVNTVSVDAHDFEPKTTDMAKLQSAQIVVVNGAGYDNWASKSIAKGTTSVSAATAVGASTGDNPHLWFSKDARKATATELEDAFAKARPAKAKQFAARLKTWKANEAKLEDSMKTFSQQHKNVTYGATEPVAYYLMDDLGFTDKTPKGYTQSVSSEGEPAPSDLQKFEHLISGREVNLLINNTQEASNTTNLLTGTAGRTEVPVVDVSEQMPHDQTTLTGWITTLMTSINKAMADFKASEADHQKTGSGENSGQSPQPTQPGTGSGTNSNQQAPSTPNSSTVPSNEGQTDPGK; from the coding sequence ATGAAACGATTCGGATGGCAGACCAAAACCGCAGCTCTTCTGGGTTCGCTCTGCATGATTTTCACTCTGACAGGATGCGGAGCCGGTAACGACTCCCAAACTCCGACAAAAAACAGCACTACGTCCAAGCAGGCAACCGGCCCTATCGATGTGGTCGCCTCCATCAACCAATGGGGATCGCTGGCCAAGGAAATCGGCGGGGACGACGTCAATGTCACCTCGATCGTCAATACCGTTTCCGTGGACGCCCATGATTTCGAACCGAAGACCACCGATATGGCCAAGCTGCAAAGCGCCCAAATCGTAGTGGTCAACGGCGCCGGATACGACAATTGGGCCAGCAAGTCCATCGCCAAAGGCACCACAAGCGTTTCTGCAGCCACAGCAGTGGGAGCCAGCACTGGCGACAACCCCCACCTTTGGTTCTCAAAAGACGCACGCAAGGCCACCGCCACGGAGCTCGAGGATGCCTTCGCCAAGGCGCGTCCAGCCAAAGCCAAGCAATTTGCGGCACGTCTTAAGACTTGGAAGGCCAACGAAGCCAAGCTTGAAGACTCCATGAAGACGTTCTCACAACAGCATAAGAACGTCACTTACGGTGCAACGGAACCGGTCGCCTACTATCTTATGGACGATCTCGGCTTCACCGACAAGACGCCCAAAGGCTATACGCAATCGGTCAGTTCCGAAGGCGAACCGGCGCCAAGCGACCTGCAGAAATTCGAGCACCTGATCTCGGGTCGTGAGGTCAATCTGCTTATCAACAACACGCAGGAGGCGAGCAACACCACCAATCTGCTCACCGGGACGGCCGGACGTACCGAAGTTCCCGTCGTGGACGTCAGCGAGCAGATGCCACACGACCAGACGACGCTCACCGGATGGATCACGACGTTGATGACGAGCATCAACAAGGCAATGGCTGATTTCAAAGCCAGCGAAGCCGACCATCAGAAAACGGGAAGCGGCGAGAATTCAGGTCAATCCCCTCAACCGACTCAACCGGGCACCGGATCCGGTACGAACTCAAACCAGCAGGCTCCTTCAACACCAAATAGCAGCACAGTGCCTTCGAACGAGGGACAGACCGACCCGGGCAAGTGA
- a CDS encoding ABC transporter ATP-binding protein: MKKQPKARNPQQGATVEDRSALVFKDASIKRGEKTIWQHGNFSIPSGSITAIVGTNGAGKTTMMKAELGLLPLDSGSLTVLGNPAGTANHLIGYVPQNYASDIESNLTAEQSVLLGLTGTQFGIHVTTHEQRQRAREAMAFTGVENKRHYRLSQLSGGLRQRVAIAQALVSGPKLLMLDEPLANLDLAAQRETVHVLAKLNHKMGMTIQVVAHDLNMLLPILDGAVYLLDGHPHYARMNEVLDANLLTHLYGTKVQVVTTPQGDMFVTPGPDEPEDVTPDIHKPDEVARFHRHEAANRNANKVHLDHTGGDGEPQYSRSTPPPNSGHPEVQADGNQGNQGQEETQL, from the coding sequence ATGAAAAAACAGCCGAAAGCGAGAAACCCACAACAGGGCGCAACAGTCGAGGATAGATCTGCTCTGGTCTTTAAAGACGCCAGCATCAAACGCGGCGAAAAGACCATCTGGCAGCACGGGAACTTCTCCATCCCATCGGGCTCCATCACCGCAATCGTCGGCACCAACGGCGCCGGCAAAACCACCATGATGAAAGCCGAACTCGGTCTGCTTCCTTTGGATAGCGGCAGCTTGACCGTACTCGGCAACCCTGCCGGCACAGCCAATCATCTGATCGGCTACGTACCGCAGAACTACGCCAGCGATATCGAATCGAACCTCACCGCCGAACAATCCGTTCTGCTGGGGCTTACGGGGACGCAATTCGGCATTCACGTCACCACGCACGAACAGCGGCAACGCGCACGCGAGGCCATGGCTTTCACCGGAGTCGAAAACAAACGTCATTACCGGCTCTCGCAGCTTTCAGGAGGGTTACGCCAACGCGTCGCCATCGCCCAAGCGCTTGTCAGTGGACCCAAGCTCCTGATGCTCGATGAACCGCTTGCCAACCTCGATCTAGCCGCCCAACGCGAAACGGTACACGTCCTGGCCAAACTCAACCACAAAATGGGCATGACCATTCAGGTGGTGGCCCACGACCTCAATATGCTGCTGCCCATCCTCGACGGCGCGGTCTACCTGCTCGATGGCCACCCGCATTACGCTCGCATGAACGAGGTCCTGGACGCCAACTTGCTGACCCATCTGTACGGCACGAAAGTACAGGTCGTCACAACTCCACAGGGCGATATGTTCGTTACACCAGGACCCGACGAGCCGGAAGACGTGACGCCGGACATCCACAAGCCTGACGAAGTGGCACGGTTCCATCGGCACGAAGCCGCGAACCGAAACGCCAACAAGGTTCACCTTGACCACACAGGCGGGGATGGGGAACCGCAATATTCCAGAAGTACGCCCCCTCCCAACTCCGGTCATCCAGAAGTACAGGCAGACGGAAACCAAGGAAATCAAGGTCAGGAGGAGACGCAGCTATGA
- a CDS encoding metal ABC transporter permease — protein sequence MNHIQFGFNHEWLETLSVPFMHNAFIAGLCIALAAGVMGYFTIARHSTFAAHALAHIGLPGATGAVLLGLPVSLGLGIFALGGALTIGALGKKASQREIATGTVLAFATGLGLFFSRMSSSASQQMQAILFGSILTITNDQVLGFAIFDVLLLAVMAVVYRPLLFSSVDEQVAQAKGVPIGVMNVLFMAIMAGVITIAVPAVGTLLIFALVVTPAATANILTSTPLRSMVLASVLCLVSIWGGLVISAMFPAPPSFIIVTISTLFWVIAKGLETLRRR from the coding sequence ATGAACCATATCCAATTCGGCTTCAACCACGAATGGTTGGAAACGCTTTCCGTGCCCTTCATGCACAATGCATTCATCGCCGGCCTGTGCATCGCCCTGGCAGCAGGGGTTATGGGCTATTTCACCATCGCGCGCCACTCGACGTTCGCCGCGCACGCGCTCGCTCACATCGGACTTCCCGGAGCCACAGGAGCCGTTCTGCTCGGACTTCCGGTTTCGCTTGGACTCGGCATTTTTGCACTTGGCGGTGCGCTGACCATCGGAGCGTTGGGTAAAAAGGCGTCACAACGCGAAATTGCCACAGGTACCGTGCTCGCCTTTGCCACAGGCCTCGGCCTTTTCTTCTCTCGAATGTCAAGTTCGGCCTCACAGCAGATGCAAGCCATCCTTTTCGGTTCGATTCTGACCATCACAAACGATCAGGTACTGGGCTTTGCGATTTTTGATGTGCTGCTGCTCGCGGTGATGGCCGTTGTCTACCGACCACTGCTGTTCAGCTCCGTGGATGAGCAAGTGGCACAGGCCAAGGGCGTGCCGATCGGTGTGATGAACGTGCTGTTCATGGCCATCATGGCCGGTGTGATCACGATTGCGGTACCTGCGGTAGGCACGCTGCTGATCTTTGCGCTAGTGGTCACCCCGGCTGCCACGGCAAACATCCTCACCAGCACGCCGTTGCGTTCGATGGTATTGGCGAGCGTCTTGTGCCTGGTCTCCATCTGGGGCGGGCTCGTCATCTCCGCGATGTTCCCCGCTCCTCCGAGCTTCATCATCGTCACGATCTCGACGCTCTTCTGGGTCATTGCCAAGGGACTTGAGACATTACGCCGCCGCTGA
- a CDS encoding CarD family transcriptional regulator, translating into MDYKVGDVVVYPRHGAAKVTAFEKRTVKGVTRDYLQLSVLSSDGLVIEVPVENAKKVGIRNIVDGKEVAKVFEILRTPIVDNEKMNWSRRYKLNVEKIATGEVNKIAEVVRDLAQRDVDEHGLSAGEKRMLTRARNILTSEIALSEHIDEDEAQHLLDVNLGYAEPTPEDAKHHSQAPEEPASKTLARIEAENKDAKKAKKKK; encoded by the coding sequence ATGGATTACAAAGTTGGAGATGTGGTCGTTTATCCGCGCCACGGCGCGGCGAAGGTGACAGCCTTTGAAAAACGTACGGTGAAAGGCGTCACGCGCGACTACCTGCAGCTTTCGGTGCTTTCCAGCGACGGGTTGGTCATTGAGGTACCTGTTGAAAACGCCAAAAAAGTGGGCATCCGTAATATCGTCGACGGCAAGGAGGTGGCCAAGGTCTTCGAGATCCTGCGCACGCCGATTGTCGACAACGAGAAAATGAATTGGTCGAGGCGTTACAAGCTCAATGTCGAGAAGATCGCCACAGGCGAGGTCAACAAGATCGCCGAAGTCGTGCGTGACCTGGCGCAGCGCGATGTCGATGAGCATGGTCTTTCGGCGGGGGAGAAGCGTATGCTGACCCGTGCACGCAACATCCTGACTTCCGAAATCGCGCTTTCGGAGCATATCGACGAGGATGAGGCCCAACACCTGCTTGATGTCAATCTCGGGTATGCTGAGCCGACACCGGAGGACGCCAAACATCATTCTCAGGCCCCTGAGGAACCGGCGAGCAAGACGCTGGCAAGGATTGAAGCCGAAAACAAGGACGCCAAGAAGGCCAAGAAGAAGAAGTGA
- a CDS encoding response regulator transcription factor, protein MLNTSAHQKTPRTILVVEDEPDLATAIAQRITANGWTARVAGDGASAVRAASQIKPDLVIMDIMLPVMDGIEATKRIIAERPVPVLMLTARDSEADKVMGLSAGADDYMTKPFSPRELIARCEALLRRVERATLIAKNNENEKVLDFGTLVIDPRQRIVTQDGKQVHLTPTEFDLLATLARKPKSVFKREKLLEEVWDWPDASGTRTVDSHVKALRHKLGSDLIRTAHGVGYAFEPPEDGNAAAPASHQ, encoded by the coding sequence ATGCTCAACACTTCGGCACATCAGAAGACGCCGCGCACCATCCTGGTAGTCGAGGATGAACCGGATCTCGCCACGGCGATTGCCCAGCGCATCACAGCCAACGGATGGACCGCACGTGTGGCAGGAGATGGGGCCAGCGCGGTACGAGCCGCTAGCCAGATCAAGCCCGACCTGGTCATCATGGACATCATGCTGCCTGTTATGGATGGTATCGAGGCCACCAAACGTATCATCGCCGAGCGCCCGGTGCCGGTGCTTATGCTCACCGCCCGCGATTCGGAAGCCGACAAGGTGATGGGCCTTTCCGCCGGCGCGGATGACTACATGACCAAGCCGTTCTCCCCCCGCGAGCTCATCGCCCGCTGTGAGGCGCTGCTGCGCCGTGTGGAGCGTGCCACTCTCATCGCCAAGAACAACGAGAACGAGAAGGTACTCGATTTTGGCACGCTGGTCATCGACCCGCGTCAACGTATTGTGACCCAAGACGGCAAGCAGGTGCATCTGACCCCAACGGAATTCGACCTTTTGGCCACACTGGCACGTAAGCCAAAGTCGGTGTTCAAGCGCGAAAAGCTGCTCGAAGAGGTGTGGGACTGGCCGGACGCCTCCGGCACCCGCACCGTCGATTCGCATGTAAAGGCGCTGCGCCACAAGCTTGGCAGCGATCTGATCCGCACCGCGCATGGTGTCGGCTACGCCTTTGAGCCTCCAGAGGATGGGAACGCTGCAGCGCCCGCCTCGCACCAGTGA
- a CDS encoding HAMP domain-containing sensor histidine kinase has protein sequence MTNHEHQSGKKILDNERPIGFFSSLKVELSIIIVIATAIAFVMAWFLLKMGLSGWIAMPLTLVVALGITYFFSRGLTAPLRQMRDAAKAMSEGDYTVRVKVDDQSHDEVGQLARSFNEMAEELQYADQMRRDMIANVSHELRTPVSALQAMIENLADGVVEPTPANLEGILNQTHRLSDLIAFLLDLSRMEAGAASLNIEQFNFADFIDETLEPLEIADAGHAHDVDVHVPDSIELEGDQDRLRQLFTNIISNAFKHSPDNTTVLIEAHEDKVHGTVVTNVVNFGSQIPEEARSDIFRRFVKGKSGPGTESGGTGLGLSIARWAAQLHGGNVKVVDDNRGTDFEITLPKYHIDADSQVNKANL, from the coding sequence ATGACGAATCATGAACATCAATCCGGCAAGAAGATATTGGACAATGAGCGTCCGATAGGATTCTTCTCATCGTTGAAGGTCGAGCTGAGCATCATCATCGTCATCGCCACTGCCATCGCCTTCGTCATGGCGTGGTTCCTGCTGAAAATGGGGCTGAGCGGATGGATCGCCATGCCGCTGACGCTTGTGGTGGCGCTGGGAATCACCTATTTCTTCTCGCGGGGTCTGACCGCTCCCCTGCGTCAGATGCGCGACGCCGCCAAAGCGATGAGCGAGGGTGACTACACGGTGCGAGTCAAGGTCGATGACCAAAGCCACGACGAGGTCGGACAGCTCGCTCGCTCATTCAATGAGATGGCCGAGGAACTCCAGTACGCTGACCAGATGCGCCGCGATATGATCGCCAACGTCTCACACGAATTACGCACCCCGGTCTCGGCGTTGCAGGCGATGATCGAGAACCTCGCCGACGGCGTGGTGGAGCCGACACCCGCCAATCTTGAAGGCATCCTCAACCAGACGCACCGTCTTTCCGACCTCATCGCGTTCCTGCTGGACCTTTCACGCATGGAAGCGGGGGCAGCCAGTCTTAACATCGAACAGTTCAATTTCGCCGACTTTATCGATGAGACACTGGAACCGCTGGAAATCGCGGATGCTGGGCATGCCCACGACGTCGATGTCCACGTGCCCGATTCCATCGAGCTCGAAGGCGACCAAGACAGGCTTCGCCAGCTTTTCACGAACATCATCTCGAACGCTTTCAAACATTCGCCGGATAACACGACCGTTTTGATCGAAGCCCATGAAGATAAGGTCCACGGCACTGTGGTCACCAACGTCGTCAATTTCGGCTCACAGATACCCGAAGAGGCCCGCTCGGATATCTTCCGTCGCTTCGTTAAAGGCAAATCCGGTCCAGGCACCGAATCGGGAGGCACCGGACTCGGCCTGTCAATCGCCCGCTGGGCGGCACAGCTGCACGGTGGCAATGTCAAAGTCGTGGACGACAACCGCGGCACCGATTTCGAAATCACTTTGCCGAAGTATCATATCGACGCCGATAGTCAGGTGAACAAAGCAAATCTCTGA
- a CDS encoding S24 family peptidase produces MTATASCRSVRNDSGQDCRVTQVFRSTLAPTPIPIALEAVHAGFPSVAQDYFAGDFSFDEHIIRNPDTTFIITVAGDSMEGAGIWDGDLLVVDRSLEPQADDVVVAVLDDELTVKRLIMRGSTPILHPENPNYPDFSPNNAEELVIWGVVTGNFHTQSRSNRFGSSLPGITRPGMSSPPMHNPDTADKANGTTGLAAHSQGWSGGATIYPFPQRHR; encoded by the coding sequence ATGACAGCAACAGCATCATGCAGATCAGTGCGCAACGATTCAGGACAGGACTGCAGGGTCACTCAGGTGTTCCGTTCAACGCTCGCCCCGACACCGATACCCATAGCCCTTGAAGCGGTGCATGCAGGATTTCCCTCTGTGGCGCAGGATTACTTTGCGGGCGATTTCAGCTTCGACGAGCACATCATCCGCAATCCGGATACGACCTTCATCATCACTGTGGCCGGGGACTCGATGGAAGGGGCCGGCATTTGGGACGGCGACCTTCTCGTGGTCGACCGTTCACTTGAACCGCAGGCCGATGACGTGGTGGTGGCGGTCCTCGATGACGAGCTGACCGTCAAGCGTCTTATCATGCGAGGATCCACGCCAATCCTGCATCCGGAGAATCCGAATTATCCTGATTTCTCACCAAATAATGCTGAGGAACTGGTGATTTGGGGCGTCGTCACCGGTAATTTCCACACGCAGAGCCGTTCAAACCGATTCGGCTCTTCCTTGCCTGGCATTACCCGACCGGGCATGTCAAGCCCGCCTATGCATAACCCCGATACCGCTGACAAAGCCAATGGAACCACAGGACTTGCAGCGCATAGCCAAGGATGGTCTGGTGGCGCCACCATCTACCCTTTCCCGCAGCGTCATCGTTAG
- a CDS encoding Y-family DNA polymerase translates to MAEPLKVLADANSFFASCERVFDPKLANKPVVVLSNNDGCVVARSAEAKQLGIKEGTPWFSIRDEAQRAGVVARSSNYELYASLSARMISVMSRFMPGQEIYSIDECFLSPTTDTAQTVHASAAMRKAVLEGVGVPVSIGIAPTKTLAKVANHWAKRHPSSGGVSLWSDIETQYGDAALASVPINDIWGVGRRLTRKLQAMGILTALDLRRQDPVTIRHRFSITLERTVLELKGIACIVDDASANDGKRKSEILCSRMFSTPITDMTQMDQALSVYAQKACRRLRRQSSLCSYVSAFCATSPFGPENSYQSFHATTTLRDPSDDPLVIAKAACQAIRGKADPHARYIRAGVLLLGLQDAKNFTTLHGFEAKRDTHDLGAVIDTVNKKFGTSRVGIGYGGIRGEGRGDEDTGAAWTMRREMLSPRCTTRWDEMAIAHAD, encoded by the coding sequence ATGGCGGAACCGCTCAAGGTCTTGGCTGACGCGAACAGTTTCTTCGCCTCATGCGAACGTGTTTTCGACCCCAAACTGGCCAACAAACCGGTCGTCGTGCTTTCCAACAATGACGGGTGCGTAGTGGCCCGCAGCGCCGAAGCGAAGCAGTTGGGCATCAAGGAAGGCACACCATGGTTCAGTATCCGCGATGAGGCACAACGTGCCGGCGTGGTGGCTCGCAGTTCGAATTACGAACTGTACGCCAGTCTGTCGGCACGGATGATATCGGTGATGAGCCGATTCATGCCCGGTCAGGAAATCTATTCCATCGATGAGTGTTTCCTCTCCCCTACAACGGATACGGCGCAGACGGTCCACGCCTCGGCGGCCATGCGCAAAGCCGTGCTGGAAGGCGTAGGCGTACCGGTAAGCATCGGAATCGCACCGACCAAAACACTGGCCAAGGTGGCGAATCATTGGGCCAAACGACATCCGTCAAGTGGCGGGGTGAGCCTGTGGAGCGACATCGAGACACAGTACGGCGATGCCGCCCTCGCCTCTGTGCCAATCAACGACATATGGGGCGTCGGCAGAAGACTCACCCGCAAATTACAGGCCATGGGCATCCTCACCGCGCTTGACCTGCGCCGTCAGGATCCGGTGACCATCAGGCATCGTTTCTCCATCACTTTGGAGCGTACCGTGCTCGAACTCAAAGGTATTGCCTGCATCGTCGACGATGCGAGCGCCAACGATGGCAAACGCAAATCCGAAATATTGTGTTCACGCATGTTCTCGACACCGATCACCGACATGACGCAGATGGACCAGGCACTGAGTGTTTACGCGCAGAAAGCCTGCCGACGGCTGCGTCGCCAGTCGAGCCTGTGTTCGTACGTCTCCGCGTTCTGTGCCACCAGCCCATTCGGGCCGGAAAACAGCTATCAGTCGTTCCATGCCACCACCACATTGCGCGATCCCAGTGACGATCCGCTTGTCATCGCCAAAGCCGCATGTCAGGCCATACGAGGTAAAGCCGATCCCCACGCGCGTTATATCCGCGCAGGTGTACTGTTGCTTGGGCTTCAGGACGCTAAGAATTTCACCACATTACATGGATTCGAAGCCAAACGCGACACCCATGATCTGGGGGCGGTGATCGATACCGTCAACAAAAAATTCGGCACCTCCCGGGTAGGCATCGGCTACGGCGGCATACGGGGCGAAGGGCGCGGTGACGAGGATACGGGAGCCGCATGGACGATGAGACGGGAGATGCTTTCCCCACGTTGCACCACACGTTGGGATGAGATGGCCATAGCACACGCCGACTGA
- a CDS encoding phosphoribosyltransferase family protein, with translation MNTFVRQNFEVLGAWFGAAIDLLLPRGCAGCDMPDEVLCPSCYRLFEQSCRKPLSGDVGCCYACGWYQGAVRRAILAWKDHGDEQCDVVFASLLAGLLVNVLELQARYGKCDRSYNLVLVPAPSSPESMRHRGRWQMLPLARRVARDLRAHGYVATVRPVLRLEGVHGKSVQMSGGSGRTQRIAGHVRATQHLDNDDAVFLVIDDIVTTGATMSHCVAALRDAGARHVMGFALACTPNKSDR, from the coding sequence ATGAATACTTTTGTGCGGCAGAATTTTGAGGTGCTTGGTGCATGGTTTGGTGCCGCCATCGATCTGTTGTTGCCCAGGGGCTGTGCCGGATGCGATATGCCGGACGAGGTGCTCTGCCCTTCCTGCTACAGGCTTTTCGAACAATCATGTCGGAAACCGTTGTCGGGTGATGTCGGGTGTTGCTATGCCTGCGGATGGTACCAAGGGGCTGTGCGCCGCGCGATTCTGGCATGGAAGGATCACGGTGATGAGCAGTGTGATGTCGTTTTCGCTTCGTTGCTGGCCGGTTTGCTCGTCAATGTCCTCGAACTGCAAGCCAGATACGGGAAATGCGACCGTTCATACAATCTTGTTCTGGTTCCGGCGCCCTCGTCGCCTGAGTCAATGCGTCATCGGGGACGCTGGCAGATGTTGCCGTTGGCCAGGCGCGTTGCGCGTGATTTGCGTGCGCATGGGTATGTGGCCACGGTCAGACCGGTGTTGCGGTTGGAAGGAGTACACGGCAAATCCGTGCAGATGTCGGGTGGTTCAGGTCGCACACAACGAATTGCCGGCCACGTTCGTGCTACGCAGCACCTGGATAATGACGATGCCGTGTTCCTTGTCATCGACGACATCGTCACCACCGGTGCCACCATGAGTCATTGCGTGGCCGCTTTGCGTGATGCCGGTGCTCGCCATGTCATGGGTTTTGCACTCGCCTGTACACCAAACAAGTCGGATCGATGA
- a CDS encoding HAD-IIB family hydrolase has protein sequence MWQDHGLSSFARDAKVIAFDLDNTLARSKKPMHADMAVRFSALTRLIDVAVITGGSFQLVKSQVLDVLEPDACRPNIHIMPTSGTRYFRWRDGRWKCLYSNDLDMADRKSAIASIERHAKEQGIWVEHTWGPRIEDRGSQITFSALGQQAPLEDKERWDPDNRKKNRLAEAVGADLPNLMVRSGGSTSIDISALGIDKAYAVRKLCKILDCVVDQIVFVGDRMDPDGNDYPAAVIGTRPIQVAGPSDTLQVCDRLIAALS, from the coding sequence ATGTGGCAGGATCATGGGCTTTCTTCTTTTGCGCGCGACGCCAAGGTGATCGCCTTCGATCTGGACAACACGCTGGCGCGTTCGAAAAAGCCCATGCATGCCGACATGGCCGTGCGTTTCTCTGCATTGACACGTCTCATTGATGTTGCCGTCATTACCGGGGGGAGTTTTCAGCTGGTCAAAAGCCAGGTGCTTGATGTCCTCGAACCGGATGCGTGCCGTCCGAATATCCATATCATGCCGACCAGCGGCACGCGCTATTTCCGCTGGCGAGATGGGCGATGGAAATGTCTTTATTCCAACGACCTTGACATGGCTGACCGCAAAAGCGCCATTGCATCGATCGAGCGCCACGCCAAGGAGCAGGGTATCTGGGTGGAACACACTTGGGGGCCGCGTATCGAGGATCGGGGCAGCCAAATCACGTTTTCGGCACTGGGGCAGCAGGCTCCGCTCGAAGACAAGGAACGTTGGGACCCCGACAATCGCAAGAAGAATCGGCTGGCGGAGGCGGTGGGCGCGGACCTGCCCAACCTGATGGTGCGCTCCGGGGGGTCGACGAGCATTGACATCTCCGCTCTCGGCATCGACAAGGCCTATGCCGTTCGCAAGCTGTGCAAGATATTGGATTGTGTGGTCGACCAAATCGTCTTCGTCGGCGACCGTATGGATCCGGACGGCAATGATTATCCTGCGGCCGTCATCGGTACAAGGCCGATTCAGGTCGCCGGGCCCTCTGATACCCTGCAGGTCTGTGATCGGCTCATCGCCGCCTTGTCATAG
- a CDS encoding metallopeptidase family protein — MLRPPWQTHIYRNRHGRGPRTPMFGVRLPRYRTRSGMFDDMVSSEIRRLLAAWPDLVRPVQFAVEDVPPSTPAPWEPKRSATSQSFTANHGIPARIVLYRMPMQMHHPDKTELEWAIRDALVARLADLYGRRPEEIDPEWGGTEL, encoded by the coding sequence ATGTTGCGACCACCTTGGCAGACCCATATCTATCGGAATCGTCACGGACGCGGTCCAAGAACACCGATGTTCGGCGTGCGTTTGCCTCGATACCGCACTCGTAGTGGCATGTTCGACGATATGGTCTCCTCGGAAATCAGGCGCCTTCTGGCGGCGTGGCCCGATTTGGTACGGCCTGTGCAGTTCGCCGTCGAGGATGTGCCGCCTTCCACACCCGCACCTTGGGAGCCCAAACGCAGCGCCACATCCCAAAGTTTCACTGCCAATCACGGTATCCCCGCTCGCATCGTGCTGTATCGCATGCCCATGCAAATGCACCATCCCGATAAAACGGAGCTCGAATGGGCCATCCGCGACGCATTGGTCGCCCGGCTCGCCGATCTTTACGGCCGTCGACCCGAAGAAATAGACCCCGAATGGGGCGGCACCGAATTGTAG